A portion of the Bifidobacterium lemurum genome contains these proteins:
- a CDS encoding LacI family DNA-binding transcriptional regulator: MVTMSDVAKAAGVSRATASYALRGDPRIAPATTDRVLQAARALQYTTNLSARSLRSGRSGLIGVAIFELDFPYPSEMSAAISREVARHGLEAIVQETSNSKESEIAILQKVTSQLCDGTIFSPGNVSDEEIRALSGGKPVVLLDDLSPDPVFDSVATPCEAGTETAIRHLVDIGCRRILVIGANYDMLAEDRGATSVSGRRLIGCLNAFEVLGITPDPSQFVSTEWRTANARAMAHTLVDSGVEFDGAFCMTDSIALGFIRGLADRGVNVPQDAAVIGFDGINECDYYIPSLSTIATDMEDLARKAVGLLLDRIDGGGVPARTLTADYRLVARESTRR; this comes from the coding sequence ATGGTCACGATGAGCGATGTCGCCAAGGCGGCCGGCGTGTCGCGCGCCACCGCATCCTACGCGCTGCGCGGCGACCCACGCATCGCCCCCGCGACCACGGACCGCGTGCTTCAAGCGGCGCGCGCGTTGCAATACACCACCAATCTCTCCGCCCGCTCTCTGCGATCCGGACGCAGCGGGCTTATCGGTGTGGCGATTTTCGAACTCGACTTCCCATACCCCTCCGAAATGAGCGCCGCCATCTCCCGCGAGGTCGCCCGCCACGGGCTCGAAGCCATCGTCCAGGAGACCTCCAATTCCAAAGAAAGCGAAATCGCGATTCTGCAGAAGGTGACGAGCCAACTGTGCGACGGTACGATTTTCAGCCCAGGCAACGTCTCCGATGAGGAGATCCGCGCGCTGTCCGGCGGCAAACCGGTGGTGCTGCTCGACGACCTCTCCCCCGATCCGGTATTCGATTCGGTGGCCACACCATGCGAGGCCGGCACCGAAACCGCCATCCGGCATCTGGTCGACATTGGATGCCGTCGCATCCTGGTGATCGGCGCCAACTATGACATGCTCGCCGAAGACCGTGGCGCCACATCGGTATCAGGCCGCCGCCTCATCGGATGTCTCAACGCCTTCGAAGTCCTCGGCATCACCCCCGACCCCTCGCAGTTCGTCAGTACCGAATGGCGCACCGCAAACGCCCGCGCTATGGCGCATACCCTCGTCGATTCGGGAGTCGAATTCGACGGCGCTTTCTGCATGACCGACTCGATCGCGCTTGGCTTCATCCGCGGACTGGCGGACCGGGGCGTCAATGTGCCGCAGGATGCCGCCGTCATCGGCTTCGATGGCATCAACGAATGCGACTACTACATTCCCTCGCTCTCCACCATCGCCACCGACATGGAGGATCTGGCGCGCAAAGCGGTGGGACTGCTGCTCGACCGCATCGACGGTGGGGGCGTCCCCGCCCGCACGCTTACCGCCGACTATAGGCTGGTCGCACGCGAGTC